The window GAGCAGCTCGGTGCGGGAGGCTGCGACCGCGTCGACGGACTCGCTCGAGCGAGGGGCGATCACGAGCGTCTCGTGACCGTCGGCGGCGAGGTGGCGGAGCACCTGCAGGACGGAGCCGGTCACCCCGTTCATGTGCGGAAGGTAGGACTCGGCGATCAGCGCGACTCTCACGAGACCAGGGTGCTCCCGGAGCCACGCCCGCACGGCGTGAACCGGGGTGGATCGTCGAGAGTTCACCCGATGCACCACGGCTCGTCACCGGACGTGCCCCGTTGGGTCGCCGTTCACCCGCCGCTGGGATGCTTCACCCGTGGCGGATCCCTTCCTGACCGATCTCGCGTCGAGTCCGTGGGCGCTGCCGCTCATGGCCCTGCTCGTGTTCGCCGACGCCCTTCTGGTGGTGATCCCGGGCGAGGTCGCGGTGACCGCCATGGGCGCACTGGCGGTGTCGACCGGCCAGCCCCCGATCGTCGCGGTCGTCGCCGTCGCCGCCGCCGCGGCATTCGCGGGCGACGCCGCCGGATACCTGCTGGGACGCACGGTCGGGATCGAACGCTGGCGCTGGATGCGGCATCCCCGCGTCGCGGCGGCGTTCGCCTGGGCGCGAGGGCGTCTGCACCGCAGCGCCGCGACGGTCGTGTTCACCGCCCGCTTCATCCCCTTCGCGCGCGTCGCCGTCACCCTCACGGCGGGAGCCACGCGCGTGCGCCCGGCGAGGTTCCTGGGCGCGTGCGGACTCGCGGCGCTGGGCTGGGCGGCCTATCAGAGCCTGATCGGCGCGGCGGTCGGCGCCATCGTGCCGGGCGGCCCCGTCGTCGCGGTGATCGTGTCCATCGTTCTCGCTCTTGGCCTGGGCTTCGCCGTGGACGCGGTTGCCGCGAGACGGGTGAGGGCGCCGCGGTGACGCAGCGCCCTCACCCGATGAGGAGAGGTCACTCCCCCGAGAGACCTCCCAGCAGATGGCCGAACGAACGGCCCTCCCCGAGGTAGTTCGCCGGATCGAACGGGTCGGCGTCGACGACGGGGCTGCGGCGGGCGATGGCCTCGGCCAGCTCGCGCGCGCCCTTGTCCACGCGGCTCGAGAGCGTCGCGACCTGGTCTCCGCTACCGCCCCAGTCGGCGGAGGCGGCGAACACGCCGGTGGAGACCGCATCCGCGTGGAGGTAGGCGAACAGCGGGCGGATCGCGTAGTCGATCGCCAGCGAGTGGCGGGCGGTCCCCGCGTTCGCGCCGATGAGCACCGGCTTGCCGCGCAGCGCGTCGGGGTCGAGCACGTCGATGAACGACTTGAAGAGACCCGAGTAACTGGTGGAGAAGATCGGCGTGACGACGATGAGCGCATCGGCCGACACGACCGTGTTGATCATCGTCTCCAGCGCCGTGGGCGCGAACCCGGTCAGCAGGTTGTTCGTGATGTCGTGCGCGTAGTCGCGCAGCTCGAACACGTCGGCGGTGATCTCGATGTCGCGCTCCGCCAGCTCGCGCGCCGTGGCGGCGAGCAGGCGGTCGGCCAGCATCCGGGTCGACGACGGGTTCGACAGCCCCGCCGAGACGACGGCGATACGACGGGTGCTCATCAGGCGCTCCGAGTGGCAGCGGCACCGAAGGCGGCGCCGACCGGCTGCGGGGTGTCCTGGTAGGGCGAACCCGAGGTCAAGTTGTCACCGCGGTTGGCACGCGGGGTGGCCTGACGGGGCTCGGCGTCGCCGTACATCTTGCGCACGAGGTTCTCGTGGGTCGGCGCGTCCGGCACCTCGGCGGGACGGTTCTTGGCGAGCTCCTTGCGCAGCACGGGCACGACCTCACCGCCCAGGATGTCCAGCTGCTCGAGCACGATCTTCAGGGGAAGCCCTGCGTGGTCCATGAGGAACAGCTGGCGCTGGTAGTCGCCGAACAGCTCGCGCATGCCCGCGTAGCGGTCGATGACCTGCTGGGGCGAGCCGACGGTGAGCGGCGTCATCTGCGTGAAGTCCTCCATCGACGGGCCGTGTCCGTAGACCGGGGCGTTGTCGAAGTAGGGACGGAACTCGTTGACGGCGTCCTGCGAGTTCGCGCGCATGAACACCTGTCCACCGAGGCCCACGATCGCCTGCTCGGGCGTGCCGTGTCCGTAGTGCGCGTAACGCTGGCGGTACAGCGCGATCAGGCGCTGGTAGTGCTCGGCCGGCCAGAAGATGTTGTTCGCGAAGAAGCCGTCACCGTAGTAGGCGGCCTGCTCTGCGACCTCCGGCGTGCGGATCGAGCCGTGCCAGACGAAGGGGGGCACGCCGTCGAGGGGGCGCGGCGTGGCGGTGAAGCCCTGCAGCGGGGTGCGGAACTTGCCCTCCCAGTCCACGACGTCCTCGCGCCACAGCTTGTGCAGCAGCGCGTAGTTCTCCAGCGCGATCGGCAGACCCTGGCGGATGTCCTTGCCGAACCAGGGGTAGACGGGGCCCGTGTTGCCACGGCCGAGCATGATGTCGGTGCGGCCGTTCGAGACGTGCTGCAGCATCGCGAAGTCCTCGGCGATCTTCACCGGGTCGTTCGTGGTGATGAGCGTCGTGGCGGTCGACACGAGCAGTCGCTCGGTCTGCGCGGCGATCGCGGCGAGCGTCGTGGTGGGCGACGACGACCAGAAGGGCGGGTTGTGGTGCTCGCCGAGGGCGAAGACGTCCAGCCCCACCTCCTCGGCGTGCTTGGCGATCGTGATGGTGTTGCGGATGCGCTCCGCTTCGCTCGGGGTGTGACCCGACACCGGGTCCTGGGTGATGTCCGAGACCGTGAAGATGCCGAACTGCATTCCCGGCCAGGTGGTGTTCTCGCTCACGATTCCTCTTCCGCTTCCCGGGTGCGTGCCCGCATCCGTTTCTATGCGATTGAATATATCCCGTATAACGCGTCGGGGTCGAGGTTATTCCCGGCGATCGGATGCCGATTCGTACAGATGACGCAGATCCCTGCTCAGTTGGTGGGGCACGGTCTCGCTCGGCGAATGGCCGGTGTCGTAGACCACGGCCTGCGCCCCGATCCGCGACGCATAGGAGCGGTACTCCGACTCGGGCCACAGATCGTGCGTGCCGGTGGCGACGAGCTTGGGCAGGTCGAGACCCGCGACGGCGGCCGTGACATCCGGCATCGTCATCATGAGGCCCACGATGTCGGTCACGCTCGAGCGACGGGTCAGCGCGAACCGCTCGCGCACGAAGCGCAGTCGTCCCGGCGGCACGCGGTTGAGGTTGTTGCGGATCCCCCACAGCATCAGCCCGGCACCCGCGCGCGGCCCCGCCGCGTCCGAGAGCCGTCCGATGCGCTTGACGCCGCGGAAGACCTGCCCCGTGGCCGGCGGGCAGGTCACGAGCGCGAGGGTCGCGAAAAGCTCGGGGCGCGCGACGAGCGCGAGCTGGGCGACGAGGCCCGCGAAGCTGTACCCCAGCACGTGCACGGGGGCGGATCCGGTTTCGAGCACCGTGATCATGTCGTCCACGAACAGCGGGTAGTCGTAGTGCCGTCGGGGCGGCACCAGGTTCTCCGGTCCCGCCGCCGCCGATTCGTACTGCCCCGCCAGGTCGTAGGACTCGACGCGGTAGCCGGCCGCGGCGAGCAGCGGCATGACCAGCACGAAGTCCTCCTTCGATCCGGTCACCCCGGGAACGAGCACAACCCTCTGGCCGCCCGCGGGGCCGAGCGAGACGCGGGCCAACGACCCCGACGGCGCGGCGACGACGTCACGCACGGCGTCCGGCGGGAACAGATGCCAGTCCACATCGCCGAGCGATCGGTCCTGCCAGGCAGCATCCTCGCGCACGACCATCGACACCCCCTCACCGGTGGCCACACCCTACTGCCTCCGCGAACAGGCGACACGCGCACCACGCGCACCGGTAGGGTCGCACGCGATGAGCCTTCCGCCGACCCCCGCGCCCGCGGCGCGCCCGAAGCGCCGGGTGCCTTTCTGGGACAACGCGCGCTTCGCGTCGATCGTCCTGGTCGTGCTCGGGCACGCCACGCAGCGACTCATCTACGACTCGGATGCGGCCCTCGCGCTCTACCTCCTCGTCTACGCCTTCCACATGCCCGCCTTCGCCGTCATCTCGGGCTACTTCTCGAAGGCGGGCGTTCCCGGCAAGCGTCAGATGGCCCGCGTCGTCACCGACATCCTGCTGCCGTACCTCATCTTCGAGACGCTGTGGACGATCACCAAGTTCCTCGTCGAGGGCGCCGCGAACCCGAACCCGACGCAGCCCTCTTGGACGCTGTGGTTCCTGCTCGCACTCGGGATCTTCCGCGTCGTCCTGCCCTACCTCGCCCTTCTGCGCTGGCCACTGCTCTGGACGCTCGTCGTCTCGATCGGCGTCGGCTACCTGCCGAACATCGACTCCACACTGTCGCTGTCGCGCACGATGGGTCTCCTGTTCTTCTTCACCCTCGGCTGGTGGCTGCGCGAGCACGACGTCGTCGAGCGCTTCTCGCTGCTGGCCCGGCCGTGGTGGAGCCGTGTCGCCGCCGCGGCGGTGCTGGTGATCGCCGGTGCGGTCGCCTGGATCTTCATCGACGTCTGGCGGGCGATCGATCTGCGCACGTGGCTGTTCTACGAGGACGCCTACTCGGACCTCGGCGGCGAGCAGTGGTGGGCCGGCGGCATCCGACTCGCGCTCATGGCGATCGCACTGCTGCTGACCGCCGCCTTCCTCGCGCTCGTGCCGCGACGGGCGGCCTGGTGGACCTCGTTCGGGCAGTACACGATGTACGTGTACCTGCTGCACTCCTTCGTGCTCTACCCGTTCCGGGAGTCGGGCGTCCTGCGCGGGCTCGACCCGACCTGGTTCTGGCTGCCGGTGGTCTGCGCCGCATCCGTGCTCATCGCGTTGACACTCGCGACGGCGCCGGTGCGCCGAGTGTTCCGCCCCCTCGTCGAGCCGCGCTGGTCATGGCTGTTCGCCGACCGCACCCTGGCACGTCGCGAAGGTCACCGCAGCGACCCGACCGGTTCGCGCCGCGCCCCCGAGCGCCGCTGAAGCGCGCTCAGGCGAAGAGGTCGGCTCCGACGAACGAGCCCTCTCGGACACCGCCCGGCACGGCCCAGATCCCGGAGCCGACGTGGCGCAGGTACTCGGTCAGAAGGTCGCGCGCGAGCGCCTTCTGCAGCGTGATGAACTGCTCGGGCGAGCGCTGGTACGACAGGAAGAACAGTCCCGCCTCCAGCGCACCCCGCCCGTCGTTGCCGTCCACGAAGTTGTAGCCGCGGCGCAGGATGCGGATCCCGCCGTTGTTGTCGGGGTGGGCGAGGCTGACATGGGAGGCGCGGTCGATGCGGGCGGCGCCGGACGCATCCTTCGCGGAGAAGTCCGGTGCGGTGAATTCTTCCCCGCCCGACAGCGGCGCCCCCTCGCGCTTGTCGCGCCCGATCGTGCGTTCCTGCTCCATGAGCCGCAGACGATCCCAGGTCTCGATCGTCTGACGGATGCGGCGGGCGACGAGGTAGCTGCCGCCGGCGAGCCAGGCGGGCCCTTCATCCCCGACCCACACATGCTCGTCGAGCGCCGCGGTGTCGGTGGCGAGGATGTTGGCCGTGCCGTCCTTGAAGCCGAACAGGTTGCGGGGTGTCGACTGCGCGGCCGTCGTCTTCGACGTGCGGCCGAAGCCGAGCTGCGCCCAGCGGATGCGAGCGCGGCCGAACGCGATGCGACTGAGGTTGCGGATGGCGTGGACGGCGACCTGCGGGTCGTCGGCGCAGGCTTGGATGCACAGGTCGCCGTCGGAGTTCAGCGGGTCCAGATCATCGCCGACGAAGCGCGGCAGCGGCGCCAGCAGGTCGGGGCGACGATCGGCGATCCCGAAGCGGTCGACGCCGTTGCGCTCGAACAGCCCCGGCCCGAATCCGAAGGTGATCGTCAGCGAGCTCGCGGGAAGCCCGAGCGCCTCCCCCGTGTCGTCCGGCGGGGCCTGGGGCGAACCGCCCACCGCGCCGGAGGCGCTGACGTCGAGTCCCTGCGTCATACGCGATGCCGCGTACGACCAGTCCTGCAGCAGCGAGACCAGGTCGTCGCGCGTCAGATCGTCGTCGAGGTCGAAGGCGGCGAAGTGCAGGTGATCCTGCACCTGGGTCGTGATCCCCGCCTGGTGCTCGCCGAAGAACGCGTGGACGCCGTCCGCGTCGGCGGAGGATGCGGGGCCGGCGACCACCGTGGCGACCGCAGCCCCGCCGGCGCCGCCGATGGCGAGGCCGGCGGCGCCGGCGCCCAGCAGACCGAGCAGGCCGCGTCGGCTGAGCCCGAACGGCGGGTCGGCGGGCTCGATCTGCTGGGCGTCGGACTGCGGGTCGTTCACGAGAGGACGGTCACCGTCAGACGCGACAGCGGCTCGGCGAGCGCGTTGATCAGATCGGTCAGGGTGCGCTTGTCGGCCTCGGTCAGCGTCGAGTAGGCCGCGAAGGAGGTGTCCGCGCTGCCGTAGGTCGCCAGCTGCGCCTCGAGATCGGCGTACCCCTTGTCGATGGCCGTCACGAGCTTCTGCCCGTCCGCCCCCTTGCTCTCGGCGAAGTCGCGCACGAGCGAGTACGCCATCTTCGAGCCCTCGACGTTGGCGGCGAAGTCGTAGAGGTCGGTGCCGCTCCACCAGTCCTCCTCGCCGGAGATCTTGCCGTTGGCGACCTCGTCGAGCAGCGCGATGGCGCCGTTCGAGATGCCCGCGATGCCCTGCGCGTCGAGTGCGCTGACGAAATCGTCGGAGTGGACGTAGTCGTTGAGCTCGGCCACATCCGCCACGAGCTGGTCGGCGTGCTCCGTGCGCTGCTCGGGCGTGGAGGGCGTCCAGTCCTGCCAGGCGGGCGTGGCGCCGTCGG is drawn from Microbacterium binotii and contains these coding sequences:
- a CDS encoding DedA family protein, whose amino-acid sequence is MADPFLTDLASSPWALPLMALLVFADALLVVIPGEVAVTAMGALAVSTGQPPIVAVVAVAAAAAFAGDAAGYLLGRTVGIERWRWMRHPRVAAAFAWARGRLHRSAATVVFTARFIPFARVAVTLTAGATRVRPARFLGACGLAALGWAAYQSLIGAAVGAIVPGGPVVAVIVSIVLALGLGFAVDAVAARRVRAPR
- a CDS encoding FMN reductase, producing the protein MSTRRIAVVSAGLSNPSSTRMLADRLLAATARELAERDIEITADVFELRDYAHDITNNLLTGFAPTALETMINTVVSADALIVVTPIFSTSYSGLFKSFIDVLDPDALRGKPVLIGANAGTARHSLAIDYAIRPLFAYLHADAVSTGVFAASADWGGSGDQVATLSSRVDKGARELAEAIARRSPVVDADPFDPANYLGEGRSFGHLLGGLSGE
- a CDS encoding LLM class flavin-dependent oxidoreductase, with translation MQFGIFTVSDITQDPVSGHTPSEAERIRNTITIAKHAEEVGLDVFALGEHHNPPFWSSSPTTTLAAIAAQTERLLVSTATTLITTNDPVKIAEDFAMLQHVSNGRTDIMLGRGNTGPVYPWFGKDIRQGLPIALENYALLHKLWREDVVDWEGKFRTPLQGFTATPRPLDGVPPFVWHGSIRTPEVAEQAAYYGDGFFANNIFWPAEHYQRLIALYRQRYAHYGHGTPEQAIVGLGGQVFMRANSQDAVNEFRPYFDNAPVYGHGPSMEDFTQMTPLTVGSPQQVIDRYAGMRELFGDYQRQLFLMDHAGLPLKIVLEQLDILGGEVVPVLRKELAKNRPAEVPDAPTHENLVRKMYGDAEPRQATPRANRGDNLTSGSPYQDTPQPVGAAFGAAATRSA
- a CDS encoding alpha/beta fold hydrolase; amino-acid sequence: MVVREDAAWQDRSLGDVDWHLFPPDAVRDVVAAPSGSLARVSLGPAGGQRVVLVPGVTGSKEDFVLVMPLLAAAGYRVESYDLAGQYESAAAGPENLVPPRRHYDYPLFVDDMITVLETGSAPVHVLGYSFAGLVAQLALVARPELFATLALVTCPPATGQVFRGVKRIGRLSDAAGPRAGAGLMLWGIRNNLNRVPPGRLRFVRERFALTRRSSVTDIVGLMMTMPDVTAAVAGLDLPKLVATGTHDLWPESEYRSYASRIGAQAVVYDTGHSPSETVPHQLSRDLRHLYESASDRRE
- a CDS encoding acyltransferase family protein, coding for MSLPPTPAPAARPKRRVPFWDNARFASIVLVVLGHATQRLIYDSDAALALYLLVYAFHMPAFAVISGYFSKAGVPGKRQMARVVTDILLPYLIFETLWTITKFLVEGAANPNPTQPSWTLWFLLALGIFRVVLPYLALLRWPLLWTLVVSIGVGYLPNIDSTLSLSRTMGLLFFFTLGWWLREHDVVERFSLLARPWWSRVAAAAVLVIAGAVAWIFIDVWRAIDLRTWLFYEDAYSDLGGEQWWAGGIRLALMAIALLLTAAFLALVPRRAAWWTSFGQYTMYVYLLHSFVLYPFRESGVLRGLDPTWFWLPVVCAASVLIALTLATAPVRRVFRPLVEPRWSWLFADRTLARREGHRSDPTGSRRAPERR
- the efeB gene encoding iron uptake transporter deferrochelatase/peroxidase subunit; protein product: MNDPQSDAQQIEPADPPFGLSRRGLLGLLGAGAAGLAIGGAGGAAVATVVAGPASSADADGVHAFFGEHQAGITTQVQDHLHFAAFDLDDDLTRDDLVSLLQDWSYAASRMTQGLDVSASGAVGGSPQAPPDDTGEALGLPASSLTITFGFGPGLFERNGVDRFGIADRRPDLLAPLPRFVGDDLDPLNSDGDLCIQACADDPQVAVHAIRNLSRIAFGRARIRWAQLGFGRTSKTTAAQSTPRNLFGFKDGTANILATDTAALDEHVWVGDEGPAWLAGGSYLVARRIRQTIETWDRLRLMEQERTIGRDKREGAPLSGGEEFTAPDFSAKDASGAARIDRASHVSLAHPDNNGGIRILRRGYNFVDGNDGRGALEAGLFFLSYQRSPEQFITLQKALARDLLTEYLRHVGSGIWAVPGGVREGSFVGADLFA